The following proteins are co-located in the Streptomyces sp. NBC_01198 genome:
- a CDS encoding molybdopterin molybdotransferase MoeA: MNGPRERGRPGGADAADRALDDAVALANGPATARPGSRQPSTDPLVVALGHEPAGAGPAQARTRARQRPDAVAWPEARRLARRVGRRLDPRALPLGEDLLGMALARSLTALTDLPSFDSSAMDGWAVAGSGPWRLKGQVLAGQQRSADALLGGHAVRIATGAVLPPGTTAVLRSEHGSTQLRTDGEWLHVLASHSAPRAGQEIRRKGQECRGGEELLPAGAVVTPAVLGLAAAAGYDELTVTMRPRVEILVLGDELLDQGPPRAGRVRDALGPMLPSWLRGLGAEVTSVRRLVDDAGTLHAAVAASTADLVVTTGGTASGPVDHVHPVLAQLGATLLVDGVAVRPGHPMLLAQLPAGGLLAGLPGNPLAAVSGVLTLVDPVLRTLAGRPAPAPYAAPLTANVPGHPVDTRLVPVVFDDESAARPLHFTGPAMLRGLAAADGMAVIPPGGARAGQETAVLDTGALAPAWGSGA, from the coding sequence ATGAACGGTCCACGCGAGCGGGGCCGTCCGGGCGGCGCCGACGCCGCGGACCGGGCGCTCGACGACGCCGTGGCGCTGGCCAACGGCCCCGCGACGGCCCGCCCGGGCAGCCGGCAGCCCAGCACCGACCCTCTGGTCGTCGCGCTGGGACACGAGCCCGCGGGCGCCGGCCCGGCGCAGGCCAGGACCCGGGCCCGGCAGCGCCCGGACGCCGTCGCCTGGCCCGAGGCGCGGCGTCTGGCCCGCCGGGTCGGGCGCCGGCTCGACCCCCGGGCGCTGCCGCTCGGCGAGGACCTGCTCGGCATGGCGCTGGCGCGCTCGCTGACGGCGCTGACGGACCTGCCGTCGTTCGACTCCTCGGCCATGGACGGCTGGGCGGTCGCCGGTTCCGGCCCGTGGCGGCTGAAGGGCCAGGTGCTGGCCGGACAGCAGCGCTCGGCCGACGCCCTGCTCGGCGGCCACGCCGTCCGCATCGCCACCGGGGCCGTGCTCCCGCCGGGCACCACCGCGGTGCTGCGCAGCGAGCACGGCAGCACCCAGCTCAGGACCGACGGCGAGTGGCTGCACGTCCTGGCCTCGCACTCCGCACCCCGCGCGGGCCAGGAGATACGGCGCAAGGGCCAGGAGTGCCGCGGCGGCGAGGAGTTGCTGCCGGCGGGCGCGGTGGTGACCCCGGCGGTGCTCGGCCTGGCCGCGGCGGCGGGCTATGACGAACTGACCGTCACCATGCGCCCCCGGGTGGAGATCTTGGTGCTCGGCGACGAGTTGCTCGACCAGGGGCCGCCGCGGGCCGGCCGGGTGCGTGACGCGCTCGGCCCCATGCTGCCGTCCTGGCTGCGCGGGCTCGGCGCCGAGGTCACCTCGGTGCGGCGGCTGGTCGACGACGCCGGGACGCTGCACGCGGCCGTGGCGGCGAGCACCGCCGACCTGGTGGTGACCACCGGCGGCACGGCGAGCGGCCCTGTCGACCACGTGCACCCCGTGCTGGCGCAGCTGGGTGCCACGCTGCTGGTCGACGGGGTCGCGGTACGCCCGGGGCACCCGATGCTGCTGGCCCAACTGCCGGCCGGCGGCCTGCTGGCGGGGCTGCCCGGCAATCCGCTCGCGGCCGTCTCCGGGGTGCTCACCCTGGTCGATCCCGTGCTGCGGACGCTCGCCGGCCGCCCGGCTCCCGCTCCGTACGCGGCCCCGCTGACCGCGAACGTGCCCGGGCATCCGGTGGACACCCGGCTGGTCCCCGTCGTCTTCGACGACGAGTCGGCGGCGCGGCCGCTGCACTTCACCGGCCCGGCGATGCTGCGCGGCCTGGCCGCCGCCGACGGTATGGCGGTGATCCCGCCGGGTGGCGCCCGGGCCGGTCAGGAGACGGCGGTGCTGGACACCGGGGCGCTGGCCCCGGCGTGGGGGAGCGGCGCATGA